Proteins encoded together in one Solanum lycopersicum chromosome 7, SLM_r2.1 window:
- the LOC101254107 gene encoding transcription factor MYB36, producing the protein MRRLFWFFKSMTSLIIHSFSTYKIKSSLLKIFQINNYHKIFQSIKKKKIWKQQKIKKKFKKNMGRAPCCDKANVKKGPWSPEEDATLKAYIEENGTGNNWIALPQKIGLKRCGKSCRLRWLNYLRPNIKHGGFTEEEDNIICSLYISIGSRWSIIAAQLPGRTDNDIKNYWNTRLKKKLLGKRKQSQMNRLLLANGGQDLKDINGLEENPLLQNLSNSALERLQLHMQLQTLQNPLSFYNNPSLWPKLTPLQQKMIQTLQSNGLNENQSPLYTPINPSENHAHELGQKVGINEFASAKVNVEVEKSIPINDFNNNQKNVLDTNIGQENAKEIQIQGVQGFTQLEIDDLILNNKGSIGLNMHSENQQIGSEFDCFKEMDDGSRDNLAWWSNDFDTNTASSSNSWGSSSNILQNSHEGMYQDYALVYNLQ; encoded by the exons ATGAGAAGACttttttggtttttcaaaaGTATGACATCATTGATCATCCACTCTTTTTCTACCTATAAAATCAAGTCTTCTCttctcaaaatatttcaaatcaacaattatcacaaaatatttcaaagtattaagaaaaaaaaaatttggaagcaacaaaaaataaaaaaaaaatttaaaaaaaatatggggAGAGCTCCATGTTGTGACAAAGCAAATGTGAAAAAAGGACCATGGTCACCAGAAGAAGATGCAACACTAAAGGCATATATTGAAGAAAATGGCACTGGTAACAATTGGATTGCTCTTCCCCAAAAAATAG GGCTTAAGAGATGTGGGAAGAGTTGCAGGTTAAGATGGTTGAATTACTTAAGACCTAATATTAAACATGGTGGATTTactgaagaagaagacaatatCATTTGTAGCCTCTATATAAGTATTGGCAGCAg GTGGTCTATAATAGCTGCACAACTTCCTGGAAGAACAGATAATGATATCAAGAATTATTGGAACACTAGACTGAAGAAGAAGCTTCttggaaaaagaaaacaatctCAAATGAATAGATTATTGCTTGCTAATGGTGGTCAAGATCTCAAGGACATAAATGGATTAGAAGAAAATCCATTATTACAAAACCTAAGCAACTCAGCTCTAGAAAGGCTTCAACTTCACATGCAACTTCAAACCCTACAAAATCCTCTTTCTTTCTATAATAATCCATCACTTTGGCCTAAGTTAACCCCTCTCCAACAAAAAATGATCCAAACCCTACAATCTAATGGCTTAAATGAGAATCAATCACCCCTTTACACACCGATAAACCCTAGTGAAAACCATGCTCATGAACTAGGTCAAAAAGTTGGGATCAATGAATTTGCTAGTGCTAAGGTGAATGTTGAAGTGGAAAAAAGTATCCCAATTAATGACTTCAACAACAATCAAAAAAATGTTCTTGACACAAACATAGGACAAGAAAACGCGAAAGAGATCCAAATTCAGGGCGTTCAGGGTTTCACTCAGCTGGAGATTGATGACCTAATTCTCAACAACAAGGGGTCAATAGGCCTAAATATGCATTCAGAGAATCAACAAATAGGTTCCGAATTCGATTGTTTTAAAGAGATGGATGATGGATCAAGGGACAATTTGGCATGGTGGTCTAATGATTTTGATACAAATACAGCTTCTTCATCAAATTCTTGGGGTTCATCTTCAAATATTCTTCAGAATTCTCATGAAGGAATGTATCAAGATTATGCATTAGTGTATAATTtgcaataa